The Chitinophagales bacterium genomic sequence TTTGGTGAAGACATACTGCATGAGCCCCTTGCGCGCCAGGAATACGCCTGTGCCATAGGGCGCCTGCAACATTTTGTGTGCATCGAGGGTAACAGACGATACGTGGGGGTTGCTGAAGTTGACCGTAGACTCAGGCGTGCTTGTAGGATAGATAAAACCACCAAAAGCGCCGTCGAGGTGCAGCCTGAACTGTGCATTGTGCTGCTGCATGGCGGCTACGTACAGTTCGGGGTCGTCTACACTGCCAAACATGGTGGTGGCCATGTTGGATATGATGATGAAATATTTTATTCCGTTGGCCATGGCTGTTTCTACTACACCGTTCAGCCCGGCGGGGATGATGGCCCTTGTATCGTTGGCCACGGGTACGCTGTACCAGTTGAGGTTGAGCAGGTTGGCGGCTTTGGCTATGGAGTAGTGGGTATCTTCGGAGCCGATGAGGGCTATTTCCTGCTGCCCTGCCCCGTGCTCCTGCATAAAGTAGTTGCGGTATATCCATGCGGCCTGTATGTTGGCTTCGGTACCTCCGCCCGCTACATAGCCGTCGCAGCTCTGGTCTTCGGCCTTGAGCACGTCTACGGCCAGCAGTTCTATCACTTCGCGCTCTATATCCTGCGTGCCTTTAAAAAAGTCTTCGGATTCGCCCAGGGTATGACAACCGATGTGGTTGGGATTGGCTACATAGGTACGCAACAGGGGGGCATCCTTGAGGAAAGGGGCCTGCTCGTAAAACACGTTGCCGTCGAGCCGGGAGGCGGGTACGCCCAGCGATACCTTTTGTTTGTAGTCAATATTCTGCGCCAGCGCATTTGTGATCCTTGCATCCTGCTGCGCGTGCGACAGCTTTTTCCAATACTTCATCCCTTCAATTTTGCCGCAAAACTATCGTTTTTGTACAAAACGGGGGTGATGAATGTCATCTGTGGCTATTGCTGCGGCACTGTAGCCTGTAGTTTAGACACTAACGCATCGGAGAATTGTATCATCTTATCTATCTCGGCAGCGCGTGAAAAACGCAGCGATTTGAACACCAGCAGGGCTTTACCGTCGCTTTCTATATGGTACACTTCCTCATTCTCAAGAAAGTTTATAATATGGTCGGTAAGGAAGAATTTGCGGATGGCTTCTTCGTCCTCGCCTTTCAGCAAAAACTGGTTGGAGAATTTGCTGAAGAGCTTAAAGTCGATGTCTTTGTACTTGGGCAAGGATTTCACGCGGTCGAATATTTTTTCGAACAGGCCTTCGGCTTCGAGTGTAAATTCGGGTATGGTGTACGGCATCTGTATCACCTGTACGGTGGTGTGGTACACTTCTGTGGCCACCAGCGCACCTTCGTCGAAGGTAATATCGCTCAGTTCCCACGAAACGCCTGTGTCTTTGTACTCGCCTGTTATTACGTTGGTCTTATATTCTATCGGCCTCGACTCGAAGAAATGGAAACGGTACAGGTCGTACACCTCCCACTCTATCTCGGGCCTGTACACCCAATCGTTGGCAATGGCCAGTTTCTTCAATTCTACCTGGCGGGATGACAGGCGCACGGGCATGGGTGAGGTCTGGCTCTTGAGCGCAAAGCGGTGGTTGGTAGAGGCTACGTGGTGTTCTGCACCTGTTATCTTCACCTTGCCGCCATTGAGCCTGTGCATGCGCTTGAAATCGTCGAGGTTTTCGAGTACGGTCATGTCTACCAGCCGGGCGGTGGAGATGTTGATCTTGAGCCGGGCTCCTTTGGGCACCTGGTCGAGCAGCTTGTTCAGCCGCAGCATTGTGAGGAAGTTGGCGACGCCTTTTATCTTTAGTTCATAGCTACCGTCTTTCTTTTCTATCAGCCTGTTGCCTGTTTTAAATACCATCCTGAAAAATACGGTCACGGGTACCCTTGCCAGCAGTATGTGTACCCCTAGCGTAACGACGATACCGCCCAGTATGCCCCATAGCAGGTTGGTGTACAGGGTGATGATCATAGTACCCACCATGAACAAGAGTTGCTCCATACCCTGGCCGTAGCTATTAGCGTATACCCTTGGAGCCGTCAGCTTAAACCCGCTGAAAACGAGTATGGCAGCAAGGGCCGCCAGTGGCACCATTTGCAGATAAGGAGACAGTATGAATACAAAAACCAGTATCAGTATACCATGAAAGAAATTAGACCATCTTGTACGGCCATTGTTGTGCACGTTTACGGTACTGCGCAGGATAACCGTCACAACAGGCAGGCCGCCTATAGCGCCGGATACCATGGTACTCAGCCCCACGGCAACAAGGTCTTTGTTCAGGTTGGTTTTGCGTTTGTAGGGGTCTATCTTGTCAACGGCTTTGGTACTGGCAAGGGTTTCAACAGTAGTAATGAGAGATATAGAAATAACCACCAGCCAGAACGAACCTGTATGCAGTTTGGAGAAATCAGGAAACATAACGCCGTCCAGTATATTATGCGGAATAGACACCAGCATATCGGGTCCTACGTTATAAGACTTTCCGAATAGCTCAATGGCGTGCGGCTCAAAAAAGTTGAAGGCAAATACGAATGGTACCGCCAGTATCAACACCCACATAGGCGCAGGCAGAAAATGGAAGAATTTATAACTGATACGCGCGTGGAAGATCAGCAGCAGCATACCCAGCAGGGATATAACCGCCACAAAGGGGTTTACCTGCTTTATGTTCCTGAACACATCCAGCAATACACCTACCATATTTTTCGCATCGGACGTGGTGCCCAGTGCTACGTGCAGCTGTTTGGCCACGATAATAACACCGATGGCCGCCAGTATACCGTGAATAACAGACGAGGGGATCATCTCGGCTATTCTGCCCAGCCTGAATATGCCCAGCACCACCTGTATGCCACCGGAAACGATAAAAGCCGCAAGAATATAATTAAAGGTATGCCATGTTCCATCGTCCAGCATACCTATGGCCACGAGCACAAGGGCGATGAGTGAGTTTGCCGGGCCATTGATAGCCACGTGGCTGCCACGGAGAAACGTAGTGACCACGCCACCCACCACGGCGGATATTACCCCAGACATATGCGGGGCTCCGGCTGCTATGGCTATACCCAAAGCAAGCGGCAAAGCTACAAGCGATACGCTGACAGCAGCTACCAGGTCGTTACGCCAGTTTTGCGCAAGACCTTTGAACCAGTCAGAGGGGGTGTTATGAGCTGGCATTTAGTTATAATATGTTTTATATATCAGGGGCCGTCATTCTCACCTGTCACTTCACTGCCCGTTAGTCGAAACGAGAATATACGGATTTTTTTAAAACATCAGGCATTTCAATTATTACTTGTATGAACAGGCAATAGGAGTATTTTTGCCTGAACAGCAATATTTCCGAGATGTATTTCAAAGATAAAGTAGTGTGGATAACCGGGGCTTCGTCCGGTATTGGCGCAGAACTAGCCAGGCAGTTAGCGGGTAAAGGAGCTAAACTGGTACTCACCGCCAGGCGTAAAGAGGCATTGGATGATGTATTGAAAGATTGTCTTACACATAATAAAGATTGTACCGTATTGCAGGCAGACCTGGCTCTTAGCGACACGCTGCAAAAATTAACGGAGGATGCCATAGGGGTATATGGACATATAGATGTTGTCATACATAGTGCCGGCCTGAGCCAGAGGTCGGTGGCAAAGGATACGATGATGGACACCATCAGGAAGATCATGGAAGTGAACTTTTTTGCAGTAGTGTCTATAACCAAATACCTGTTGCCGCATTTTGCCAAACGCAAAATCGGCCACATTGTAGCCATCAGCAGTATGGCCGGGCTTATGGGTTTCCCTAAACGCACAGGCTATGCGGCGTCCAAGCACGCAGTAAAAGGCTTTTTTGAGACCATGCAGACTGAAATGGATATACCGGGTCTTGAGATAACCATCGTTAGCCCGGGCCGGATCAACACTCCTATTTCCATGTCAGCCATTACAGCAACAGGAGAGCTGCACGGCAAAATGGACGAGGACCTGCTGAACGGCATACCCGTGAGTGAATGCGCAAAAAAGATACTGGACGGAATGATAAAGAAAAAGAAACACATAATAGTGGCACGTGCCGAACGCTTCCTGTTCTGGTTCTGGTGGTTCCTGCCATCGGTATACAGGAAGATCGCTAATCAGAAAGGGATGCATAACCCTAACTATTAATTTGTATCTTCCACAACAACATTATTATAAAAAATCAAAAAAACTGAATGCACGATTTCATATCAGGAATACAACAGGTAGGTATCGGGGTGGCAGACGCACACGCCAGCATGCTGAAATACAAAGATCTTTTCGGCATAGATGTGCTGGTGTTTGACGATGTAGCCGACGCTGCCCTGATGACCCAATATACCGGGGGAACCGTGCACAATCGCAGGGCCATATTGAGCATGAACCTGTCAGGCGGGGGTGGCTTTGAAATATGGCAGTACAAAAGCCGTACACCATCAGAACCTGCTCAAAAACCACAATATGGCGATCTGGGCATTAATGCACCAAAGATCAAATGCTATAATGTAGAACAGTCGCATCAGCACTGCAAAAAGTCTGGCAGTTGGGTATCCGATATTCAAACCGACCCGGCCGGGCAGCAACACTTCTGGGTAAAAGACCATTATGGCAATGTGTTCAATGTAGTAAAAGGCTGGCAGTGGTTTCAGCAAACCGGCAAGATGACTGGCGGTGTGTCCGGGGCTGTAATAGGTGTGAGTGATATGGAACGCGCTATAGTGCTGTACCGTGATGTATTAGGCATATCTGATATGGTATATGACGTAACAGATACTTTTTCTGACAACCCTGAATCTCAACCCGGAAAGTACCGCCGTGTGTTGCTAAAAAAACCACAAAGCGGCAAGGGAGGATTTGGGAAATTACTGGGGTCAATAGAGATAGAGCTTGTACAAGCGTTGGACCGTACGCCTGTAAAAATATTCGCCGACAGGTATTGGGGCGATTGCGGTTTTATTCATTTGTGCTTTGATGTCATCAATATGGATGGGCTGAAAAAAATAGCCATTGAAAAAGGGTTCAATTTTTCGGTAGACAGTGAGAACTCTTTTGACATGGAAAATGCCGCAGGACGATTCTGCTATATTGAAAGCCCCGAAGGAACACTGATAGAACTGGTAGAAACACATAAAGTTCCTGTACTGAAAAAGCTAGGCCTGTACATCAACCTGAAAAAACGGAACCTGGAGAAACCCCTGCCCGACTGGATGGTAAAAATGCTGGCGCTCAGTAAAGTGAAATAACTACAGGCTTTTGAAACGCTTGTAGCTCCAGGCTGTAAAAGGTATGAGTACAAATAACAGCCAGTACCAATGATTAGCGGAAACGACCACTGCAGCAATAGTAATGAGCAATACCAGTATAGGGTAAATAATAATGAGGCTGCCAAACAATACTGAATCAAAAAATACCGTATCCTTTGTTTTAGAGCGTATGAACCTGCGCCACTGCACAAAAAATGCGCGGTGCAGCACGTAGCCTGCCAGGGCGGGTATTGCCAATGATAGTTTCGCCGCATTGTCGCTGCGACGTTTTGCCAGCAATGGGCTATCCTCATTCAATACCACCTTCGCCAACCTTTCGGTTAACACATTATTGAACTGTTTATAGAATACTGCAGTATTATCATAATTGAATGCCGGAGAACTGATAACGGGCGCATACTCTACATACACTTTTTTAGGAATTGCTGCAAACGAATGATAGTTGATACCCACAGGTTGCACTACCATATCTTTTACATTGTGCTCTTCCCAAAACATCCATGCAAGGCGTGCCGTGCCTTTTTTCAGGGGTCGCAACCGCCACTCATTGACACTGATGCCTTCCGAAAAAATAAGGATAGCACCCTTATTTTTCAATACATGCATACATTGTTCAAAAGTCTGTTTATTATTATCCAGGTTCTCCTTACCCTCACTCAACCTGTATATGGGTATCATATTCAGCATACGCAACACACGTGCAGCTTTAGGATTCTTAAAAGCATCACCGCGAGCCAGGAAGTGTAACTGTCGCGGATGATACGCCCCCA encodes the following:
- a CDS encoding aspartate aminotransferase family protein, with protein sequence MKYWKKLSHAQQDARITNALAQNIDYKQKVSLGVPASRLDGNVFYEQAPFLKDAPLLRTYVANPNHIGCHTLGESEDFFKGTQDIEREVIELLAVDVLKAEDQSCDGYVAGGGTEANIQAAWIYRNYFMQEHGAGQQEIALIGSEDTHYSIAKAANLLNLNWYSVPVANDTRAIIPAGLNGVVETAMANGIKYFIIISNMATTMFGSVDDPELYVAAMQQHNAQFRLHLDGAFGGFIYPTSTPESTVNFSNPHVSSVTLDAHKMLQAPYGTGVFLARKGLMQYVFTKEAQYVHGMDITLSGSRSGANAIAIWMILMTYGPHGWFEKINKLLYRTDWCCQQLDALGVSYYRYPRMNIITIRAGHVPHALAVKYGLVPDSHGQQVQWYKIVVMDHVEIEHLQAFIEELKAVNVTEA
- a CDS encoding SulP family inorganic anion transporter; this translates as MPAHNTPSDWFKGLAQNWRNDLVAAVSVSLVALPLALGIAIAAGAPHMSGVISAVVGGVVTTFLRGSHVAINGPANSLIALVLVAIGMLDDGTWHTFNYILAAFIVSGGIQVVLGIFRLGRIAEMIPSSVIHGILAAIGVIIVAKQLHVALGTTSDAKNMVGVLLDVFRNIKQVNPFVAVISLLGMLLLIFHARISYKFFHFLPAPMWVLILAVPFVFAFNFFEPHAIELFGKSYNVGPDMLVSIPHNILDGVMFPDFSKLHTGSFWLVVISISLITTVETLASTKAVDKIDPYKRKTNLNKDLVAVGLSTMVSGAIGGLPVVTVILRSTVNVHNNGRTRWSNFFHGILILVFVFILSPYLQMVPLAALAAILVFSGFKLTAPRVYANSYGQGMEQLLFMVGTMIITLYTNLLWGILGGIVVTLGVHILLARVPVTVFFRMVFKTGNRLIEKKDGSYELKIKGVANFLTMLRLNKLLDQVPKGARLKINISTARLVDMTVLENLDDFKRMHRLNGGKVKITGAEHHVASTNHRFALKSQTSPMPVRLSSRQVELKKLAIANDWVYRPEIEWEVYDLYRFHFFESRPIEYKTNVITGEYKDTGVSWELSDITFDEGALVATEVYHTTVQVIQMPYTIPEFTLEAEGLFEKIFDRVKSLPKYKDIDFKLFSKFSNQFLLKGEDEEAIRKFFLTDHIINFLENEEVYHIESDGKALLVFKSLRFSRAAEIDKMIQFSDALVSKLQATVPQQ
- a CDS encoding SDR family oxidoreductase, with amino-acid sequence MYFKDKVVWITGASSGIGAELARQLAGKGAKLVLTARRKEALDDVLKDCLTHNKDCTVLQADLALSDTLQKLTEDAIGVYGHIDVVIHSAGLSQRSVAKDTMMDTIRKIMEVNFFAVVSITKYLLPHFAKRKIGHIVAISSMAGLMGFPKRTGYAASKHAVKGFFETMQTEMDIPGLEITIVSPGRINTPISMSAITATGELHGKMDEDLLNGIPVSECAKKILDGMIKKKKHIIVARAERFLFWFWWFLPSVYRKIANQKGMHNPNY
- a CDS encoding VOC family protein, giving the protein MHDFISGIQQVGIGVADAHASMLKYKDLFGIDVLVFDDVADAALMTQYTGGTVHNRRAILSMNLSGGGGFEIWQYKSRTPSEPAQKPQYGDLGINAPKIKCYNVEQSHQHCKKSGSWVSDIQTDPAGQQHFWVKDHYGNVFNVVKGWQWFQQTGKMTGGVSGAVIGVSDMERAIVLYRDVLGISDMVYDVTDTFSDNPESQPGKYRRVLLKKPQSGKGGFGKLLGSIEIELVQALDRTPVKIFADRYWGDCGFIHLCFDVINMDGLKKIAIEKGFNFSVDSENSFDMENAAGRFCYIESPEGTLIELVETHKVPVLKKLGLYINLKKRNLEKPLPDWMVKMLALSKVK
- a CDS encoding 1-acyl-sn-glycerol-3-phosphate acyltransferase; the encoded protein is MYALVKIWVRTGLRFYCGKVTFEKRDMYNGNHPLILACSHPNSFFDALVMGAYHPRQLHFLARGDAFKNPKAARVLRMLNMIPIYRLSEGKENLDNNKQTFEQCMHVLKNKGAILIFSEGISVNEWRLRPLKKGTARLAWMFWEEHNVKDMVVQPVGINYHSFAAIPKKVYVEYAPVISSPAFNYDNTAVFYKQFNNVLTERLAKVVLNEDSPLLAKRRSDNAAKLSLAIPALAGYVLHRAFFVQWRRFIRSKTKDTVFFDSVLFGSLIIIYPILVLLITIAAVVVSANHWYWLLFVLIPFTAWSYKRFKSL